The genomic region AGTTCCTGCGAAGAACGGGGGTGAAGGCTGGGCCTCCACACCTGCACCATCCCGTCTCGCTGACGGCTCGGACCCGTAGGGGCTTTGTCGCCGCGGGGGCCACGTCAGGGCATGGAACTGACGCTCGACGGTGCTGTCGTGCGGGCCGGCTACGAGGCGCGCGAGCGGTTCTACGACTCGCGCGGCTACGGGAAGGTCCGTAGCGGCGACATCGACCTGGCACCGGTGGAGGCCGCACACCTCCTCTACCGCGGGGATATCGAAAGCATCGACGGCATGGACTTCCGGGCGTTCCTCGGGTCGGCGGCCGTCTCCGAGGTCGATTTCGCCGTCTACAAAGACCTCCGTGACCGCGGTTTCTACCTTACGCCGGCCCGCGAGGGGTGGGTCGATGACGCCACGGGCGCCGACTTCGTGGTTTACCCGCGCGGGAAGGGGCCGTGGGACAACGAGGTCGCCTACCGCGTCAGGATAGTTGGCGAGCGTGACACGGTTGTGGCCACTGATCTGGGCGACTGCGTGCTGGCGGTCGTCGACGAGGAGAGCGAAGTGACGTACCTCGATACCGACCGACGCGAGGTTTCCGGGACCAGCGACGCCGCCGTCCCAGCGACGGCGGGCGAACTCCTCGGAGAGCGGGTGGTGTGCTGGGAACCGCCGGCGGAACTCTACGACCAGGCGTTCTACGGGCAGCAACTTGGCGACGACGGCGCGGTCCAGCTCTCGCTCGTGGAAGCCGCGTATCTCGCACAGGAGGATTTGCTTACGGTCGATGGCGGGGCTGATGCTGTCGTTGAGCGGGGCCGCGAGGTCGAGGGCGACCGTTTCGACCGCCGTCTGACCGTCTATGCGGCGCTGCGAGCGAGCGGTGTCGCGCCGAAGACCGGCTTCAAATTCGGCGCGGACTTCCGGACCTATGCCGCCGTCGAAAGTGCCGAAAACCTCGGCCACTCGGAGCTACTGGTGCGGGTGCTGCCGGCCAACCACCGTTTCGAGCCACGGGACCTCGCACTGGACGTGCGGCTCGCCCACGGCGTCCGGAAAACGATGGTGTTCGCGCTCACGACGGACGGCGGTGACGGCGATATCGAGTGGATCGCCGTCGAGCGACTGACGCCCTGAGTTGGCTGCGTGTCGGGGTCGGCCGGTTGGTGTCTGTTCGCCGGTCCGGTCGGCGCATCGAAACGAACCCTTTTTGCGCCGACCGGAACCAAAGCACCTGTAACGTGGCTCACCGCGAGCCGACCACATCCATGACAACGGACGACTCCCACCACGACGACGTATCGCCCGACGAGGACCGCCGCCAGTCGGGCGGAGCGTGGCGGGAGCCTGACGCAAGCTCCGGCGACGAACCAGTGCTACCGGACGGCGGCACTGAGGCTGAAGGGGCCGACGAGGCGACGCTCGACCCGTGGGGCTCCTCGACTATCGCCGACTATCGCAAGCTGTTCGAGCAGTTCGGTATCGAGGAGTTCGACGAGGTGCTCCCGGAAGTCCCCAACCCTCACTACCTGATGCGGCGGGGTGTCATCTTCGGCCACCGGGACTATCGACCGGTCGCCGAGGCGATGCGCAACGATGACCCCTTCGCCGCGCTGTCGGGGTTCATGCCGACCGGCGACCCCCACATCGGCCACAAGCTCGTCTTCGACGAGATCATCTGGCATCAACAGCAGGGCGGGGACGCCTACGCACTCATCGCGGACCTCGAAGCCCACAGCGCCCGTGGGCTGTCGTGGGACGAAATTGACGAGCACGCGACAAACTACCTGTTGTCGCTGCTCGCGCTCGGGTTTGACCCCGACGATGGGACGCTGTACCGCCAGTCCGACAACCGCGAGGTGCAGGACCTCGCGTTCGAACTCGGGGCCGAAGCGAACTTCTCGGAACTGCAGGCCATCTACGACTTCGACGGTGAGACCGACGTCTCCCATATGCAGTCGGTCGTCACGCAGATGGCCGACATCCTCTACCCGCAACTGGACGAGCCCAAGCCGACGGTCATCCCCGTTGGCCCGGATCAGGACCCGCACATGCGGCTGGCACGGGACCTCGCCGCCCGGATGCGGTACTTCGGTGTGACGGAAGCCTTCGCCAGTTTCGAAGCCGACGGGGTTGAGCGGACACTGCTCCGCCAGGCCTACGACGCCCGCGAGGAGTACGCCGAGGACGCCGACCGACCGCGGTGTGGCGAGGCCGCCGACTGGCTGCGCGACCACCAGCCAGCGCCCGCCGACGCCCGCGAGTCCGTCGTCGCGAAACTCGACGAGGCCGGAAAGGAGCCGCTCCGACCGCGCATCCGGTTCCTCGACCGCAACGCCACCGACGTAGCCTTCGAGGCCCTTATCGAGGCCATCGACGGCGAGAAGCGGGTATACGACGAACACATCGATACGTTCGATCTGGACCACGCCGAGGCCGAGGAACTGGCCCGACAGGTCGAACTCGACAACGGTGGCTACGGCTTTCAGCCACCGTCGTCCATCTACCACCGGTTCATGACTGGCCTCACCGGCGGCAAAATGTCCTCGTCGATTCCAGCTTCGCACATCTCGCTGCTGGACGACCCGGAGGACGGCTACGACAAAGTGAAATCGGCGACCACTGGCGGCCGCTCTACAGCCGAGGAACAGCGTGAGAAAGGCGGGAAAGCCGACGAGTGCCCGGTATACGAACTGTATGCCTACCTCCTCTCGGGTGACGACGACGAGTTCGCCAAAGAGGTGTACGACGAGTGCGTCGGCGGCGAACGCCTCTGTGGCGGTTGCAAAGAACAGGCCGCCGAACTGATGGAAGAGTTCCTCGAAGATCATCAAGAGAAACGTGCGGAGTGGGAGGACAGGCTCGACGAACTCGAGATCGACCTCGACTCTGACCGCGCGCCGACGAGCGCGGACTGAGAACCGGGCCGCCACCGCCCGTTTCGTGTCGAAACGAGTACACGCACAACGTTTATATCTACCAGTCACAACCGCTCAGACATGGCACCCGAATCCCATTGCGCCGGCGTTGCTTGCCAGCTATCCGACCGTCCGGGGTTCGGCTTCTTTTTCGCTGCCTGATCGCGTGTGGACTCTGACGGCGTCGAGAGGTGTGGTCGGATGAAACCGCGAGCAGGAAGTGAGAACCGTTAACTGAGCGACCCGCGGTTATCCCCACAAGACCGAGAGACCCGTATGAAACGACCACAGGCACAGGTGGCCGTCCTGCAGGCCGCCGACGCACAGGAAGACAGGCGTATCGACGACGTGGCTGCGGAGGCTGACCTCAAGCCGGAAGCGGCCACCAGAGCGGCGTTCGAACTCGAAGCCGACGGACTGCTTGCCGTCTCAGAAGAGACGCTGGAACACTACGAACTCACCGAGGAGGGCGACCGGTACGTCCGCGAGAGCCTGCCCGAACAGGACCTCTACGAGGCGGCTATCGACGCCGGCGCTGCCGACGGCCCGGTCCAGATGGGACAGGTCATTGGTGCGTCCGGCCTCGAAGGCGGCGCGGTCGATATCGCGCTCTCGAACTACGCCCGCAAGGCCTACGGCGAGATTGACAGCGGCGAGATCACGGCCAACTCCGACGCAGACCCGGGCTCCGACCCCGAGATGCTCGCGCTGGAGGCGGTCGCCGACGGGCGCGTCGAGGACGCCGATACGGACGCGCTCAACCAGCTGGAACGGCGTGGCCTCCTCGATGTGCGTGAGGAAACCGTCCGCTCGGTCCAGCTCACTGACGACGGCGTCACCGCGCTGATGGAGGGCGTCGAAGCCGCCGCGACGGTCGACCAGCTCACCCCCGAGCTGCTCACCAGCGGCGAGTGGGAGGACGTGGCCTTCACCGAGTACAACGTCGAGGCCGACGCCGAGGACGTGAGCCACGGCAAGGAACACATCCTCCGACAGACGGCAAACCGCGTGAAGGACACGCTCGTCGGCATGGGCTTCTCCGAGATGGAAGGCCCCCACGCAGACGCCCAATTCTGGATCAACGACTGTCTGTTCATGCCACAGGACCACCCGGCCCGGACCCACTGGGACCAGTTCGCCCTGGAGGAGCCCGAAGAGATCGGTCACCTCCCACCGGACCTCGTCGAACGGGTCCGCTCGGCCCACAAGGAGGGTGTCGGCCCCGACGGCGAGGGGTACCACTCGCCGTGGACCGAGGATATCGCCCGCGGGATGGACCTGCGCGGCCACACCACCTCGCTGTCGATGCGCTATCTCTCGGGCCATCAGGTCGGCGAACTCGACCCGCCCGAGCGCTACTTCAGCGTCGAGAAGGTGTACCGCAACGACACGCTCGACCCGACGCACCTGCTTGAGTTCTTCCAGATCGAGGGCTGGGTGATGGCCGAGGACCTCTCCGTGCGGGACCTGATGGGGACGTTCACGGAGTTCTACGAGCAGTTCGGCATCACCGACTTGGAGTTCAAGCCCCACTACAACCCCTACACGGAGCCGAGTTTCGAACTGTTCGGTACCCACCCCGAGACCGGCGAGGTCGTCGAGGTCGGCAACTCCGGGATTTTCCGCGATGAGGTGCTCACGCCGCTTGGCGTCGACTGCGACGTAATGGCGTGGGGTCTCTCGCTCGAACGACTACTCATGCTCATGTACGGCTTCGAAGATATCCGCGACGTGCACGGGACGCTGTGTGATCTTGAACTGCTGCGGGAGACGGAGGTGATCCGCTGATGCCAGTCGTCGATGTCGACCCTGACGAACTGCGGTATCTGACCGGCCACGACGAGAAAGACGATGACGAACTCAAATCGGACCTGTTCAACCTTGGCCTTGAGTTCGAGGGCTGGAC from Haloarcula sp. H-GB4 harbors:
- the endA gene encoding tRNA-intron lyase, with amino-acid sequence MELTLDGAVVRAGYEARERFYDSRGYGKVRSGDIDLAPVEAAHLLYRGDIESIDGMDFRAFLGSAAVSEVDFAVYKDLRDRGFYLTPAREGWVDDATGADFVVYPRGKGPWDNEVAYRVRIVGERDTVVATDLGDCVLAVVDEESEVTYLDTDRREVSGTSDAAVPATAGELLGERVVCWEPPAELYDQAFYGQQLGDDGAVQLSLVEAAYLAQEDLLTVDGGADAVVERGREVEGDRFDRRLTVYAALRASGVAPKTGFKFGADFRTYAAVESAENLGHSELLVRVLPANHRFEPRDLALDVRLAHGVRKTMVFALTTDGGDGDIEWIAVERLTP
- a CDS encoding tryptophan--tRNA ligase, giving the protein MTTDDSHHDDVSPDEDRRQSGGAWREPDASSGDEPVLPDGGTEAEGADEATLDPWGSSTIADYRKLFEQFGIEEFDEVLPEVPNPHYLMRRGVIFGHRDYRPVAEAMRNDDPFAALSGFMPTGDPHIGHKLVFDEIIWHQQQGGDAYALIADLEAHSARGLSWDEIDEHATNYLLSLLALGFDPDDGTLYRQSDNREVQDLAFELGAEANFSELQAIYDFDGETDVSHMQSVVTQMADILYPQLDEPKPTVIPVGPDQDPHMRLARDLAARMRYFGVTEAFASFEADGVERTLLRQAYDAREEYAEDADRPRCGEAADWLRDHQPAPADARESVVAKLDEAGKEPLRPRIRFLDRNATDVAFEALIEAIDGEKRVYDEHIDTFDLDHAEAEELARQVELDNGGYGFQPPSSIYHRFMTGLTGGKMSSSIPASHISLLDDPEDGYDKVKSATTGGRSTAEEQREKGGKADECPVYELYAYLLSGDDDEFAKEVYDECVGGERLCGGCKEQAAELMEEFLEDHQEKRAEWEDRLDELEIDLDSDRAPTSAD
- a CDS encoding phenylalanine--tRNA ligase subunit alpha, which codes for MKRPQAQVAVLQAADAQEDRRIDDVAAEADLKPEAATRAAFELEADGLLAVSEETLEHYELTEEGDRYVRESLPEQDLYEAAIDAGAADGPVQMGQVIGASGLEGGAVDIALSNYARKAYGEIDSGEITANSDADPGSDPEMLALEAVADGRVEDADTDALNQLERRGLLDVREETVRSVQLTDDGVTALMEGVEAAATVDQLTPELLTSGEWEDVAFTEYNVEADAEDVSHGKEHILRQTANRVKDTLVGMGFSEMEGPHADAQFWINDCLFMPQDHPARTHWDQFALEEPEEIGHLPPDLVERVRSAHKEGVGPDGEGYHSPWTEDIARGMDLRGHTTSLSMRYLSGHQVGELDPPERYFSVEKVYRNDTLDPTHLLEFFQIEGWVMAEDLSVRDLMGTFTEFYEQFGITDLEFKPHYNPYTEPSFELFGTHPETGEVVEVGNSGIFRDEVLTPLGVDCDVMAWGLSLERLLMLMYGFEDIRDVHGTLCDLELLRETEVIR